TGAATAGTGGTATAATTCTAATTACCATACTACCTTAAAAATGACACCTTTTCAAGCTTTATATGGTTATCCACCACCTATCTTTATACCCTATGTTCCTAAGGACTGCTCTATCGCAACAGTGGATCAAGTGCTGACTGAAAGGGAACAGATGATTCAACAGTTAAGGCATTCTTTATTGACAGCTCAAAATAGGATGAAACAAATGGCCGACAAACACAGAACAGAAAGAGAATTTAACACGGGCGATTATGTTTTCTTAAAATTGCATCCTTACAAGCAACATTCAGCTAGACAAAATAAACAATCCAAATTGAGCCCTAAATACTATGGCCCCTTTATGATAGTGGAGAGAGTTGGCAAAGTTGCTTACCGATTGGACTTACCAGAAGAATCACAGATTCATCCTACATTCCATGTTTCTTTGCTCAAGTTGGCTCGGGGAGACCATTCAAAGATCATACCTTTACCAACTCAGCCCCGGTTTCGTTATTATCCAGCTGCAGTGATTGAGAAAAAGATGGTGAAAAAGCGAAATAGAGTTGGGGTGCAAGCTCTGATTAAGTGGGAAGGGTTACCGTTAACAAAAGCTTCATGGGAGGACCTTGAGGAGATGCAATTGAGGTTTCCAGAATTTGAATTCTAAATTTTGGGGCAAAATTTGTTAAAGGGGGAAGTATTGATATGAGACTTATGAGTTCAGAGGGGGTGTTTGTAATATTCAATAGTTAAAGGGGTGTAGTTGTAATAAGGATAGTAGTTAGTAGTTAGTTAGTTTCTGTTAGTAGTTAAATACGGTTGTAATCAGTTGTAGGGGGTTATCGATTGATTGAGCTAATTCTCTGTGTTCTTCTTCTCCTctcttttctcttcttcttcccTGAATTCTATCCTTCAACATCACCACGTATCAGTTAGTTATTCGTATTATGTAttatcaacattttttaccacATTTCATATAAACCCTATATTAAATCGTAAGTATTGGTTCTCTCAGACAAGTTTTGACATATAACgtgatgataaaaaaaaataataacattctttttaagttaaaaaaaaaccctATATTAATTAGTAAATTTTGTACCCTCACATAATTACTATTCATTTCTTCTATCTATCCAAACACTTGCCCACTCCTTTCCATTTTTTTCCAAAATAAGGAAGTTTACATGTAGTGTACCCTCTTTTacaaattatttaattatttcCACCATATTTATAATGTCCATGTACTTCATCAAGTTTTGAGAGATAAATGTGGTGATAAAAAAACTAATAACATTCTTTTTAATTAAACAAAAATTAATAAAGTACATATTATCTAAATCTAAACGAAAATCATGCATTCAAAAACCTTTACTCTatcttttaaataaaatctatTACTAAATAAAAAGAGGTGTGCTTATTCTCAAGTAGTAATACCGGCAACTAAAACAGTCTTCTATCTATAATTAGTCCCGATGCTAATTCTTTCGTTGTGGGTTTAGCAAAAGCAGTATCAAGTAGGACATCATCTACTACTTGAATCACATTCCTCTCAGAACACTTTATCTATTTGAATCTCCAACTTAGTAAGATCGAGTTCGAATCAAAAGCGGTAGGTATCCTCGGGGTATGGATTTCCATAGGGCAAAAGTATGAATTACAATTGATATTAGAAAGATATAAGAATAACTATTTATATTTTAAAAGAAAGTATACAAATGATTTTCAAGACACATGATTTTCAAGTGATATTAAAAAGATAGAATAattggttttgaaaagaaatATGGTTTAGGGTTTACGATTTTGCACGTATGATCTTGGTGATTTACTTAAATTACGTATATGATTACGGCGCACGAGTCCTCAATACTAGTTATTATCAAAGTGATTGTTATTAAGAACATTATACGTATCAAACGTTAATTCAcctttatttatataatatattttttttaattttttctttaaCCAATGAAACTTATTATATAGGTCTTAAtggattaaaaaaatataaatatgttTTCATTCTAAAATATATGATATCCATATTAGAGATGGTCTAAAATGCTAAGTTTTATTTGATTTTACGTACCTTCTGTAGAAAGGCAAATTGGTGGAAAGTTGAAGCTATTGTAAAAACATATAACATTTTAAGGGGGGgtttatataatttaataatacTATTAGGATATTGTTGAAATTATCACCGCTTCTTCTCGTGTCACCTATTGCGGTGCCAGTTTGTTTATGTCCATTTCAATGTTTTAATAAAGAGAGGTGGATAACAACTACATATTCAATTATATTAATTTCATGTAAGTGCACCAATTGAATGTTCTAACCTCAGTCATTATGTAACTATATTTTTGTCTTGTATAATAAATTGTTATTCTTAAATCTTTTTTATAAACAAAACTTCTATATAAATATAGAAAAACACGGGCCAACAAATAACTGAGACTCGACAGTTACAAGATTATATCGTGAATATTGAAATCACACAATATATCCCAATTAAGGTACTAAGTTTTTTATCTATATGATCTCATTATATGGTTTATGATAGCTTCCAAAACGATTTCATACCGTTCACGATACGATTATTAGTGATGCTTTAATTTACCCACAATGAGACTTGGACCTTCACCCCAGAGATTACACGTTAACAAACACCTTGATATTACTATGCTACAAGCCATTTGGTTGTTAGAACTAGATGAACGATCTAGAAATATTGTTCTATAAATGAAGAAATAAATCATTCAAGTAGACTTAAGCTGTAGTATAGAAAACTAGGTTTAACTGTGAGTCACTTCATGTCTTGAGTTATAGATAAAGTTTGCTCTAAGAGAGACCTTAATTTGCTTGGATGAACACGAGACAACCATGTATGATATAAGTGAGTGTGGGGGACAAATGTGAGTTATGGTTAAGAATATCGTAACATGATAAAAACTCTTTTGAAAACATGCATTATTTAAACACTATAGGTAAAGTACATGCTACATAAGGAAACTTAAAGAACCAAGACCCGTTCCTACAATGGGGTAGAGCCTACAATGCTAAATATAACTAACAACCTACTATTATAACATGAAATGTCCTCGCAAGCCGTTTCAACTTTTTTGGAAAACCAAGACGAAATAAAATCTTGGGATCCTTTTTCCTTCTTTGATGGTTATAAACAATATACTTCTTTATCCATGCTTGGAACCAAGCAAGAATCTGACACAACTGTTCAGATCGATCTAGGCCtttaattggtatcagagcttggtacCGTCAGTTTTGAGAGTCGGTTTTCAAGAAAGGGGAGCAGCTCCTTTTAACCGCGGGGCTGCAACGGAAGTAAAGGCTTTTTGGTGATTGAGTAAGAAGAAGGTTAATCAAGATCGGATTTTTGATAGCTTCTTAGCAAAGGTgcggttttttttttcttttggcaGATAACAAACGAACGGGTTTGGCTGTAGTGGAAACAAGGCCAACAAGGGTTGAAGGGGGTTCATCAAGCAACCAAGAAGACAAAATAATGGTGACTCGTCGAGTTGGTTTTCGCAAGTGAGAAAGATGTTGACATTCAAACAAACGAGTTAACAACTATTTCAATCGTTTGTGGTAACCAACAAACGCAGTATAAATGAACTAACAGGTGACTGGATCTTTCGTTGGTAGAAAATGAAGTGGGTGGCTAGGTTTTCGGTTGGTGAATGGGGTTTTACGATCAAGGTGTGATCGGTGTTGTGACTGGTGTTGTGACTTCTAGGCCTTTTACGCAAAGTAACGTTTAAAAATAAGCGTGAtatttgtaaaagaaaaaaaacaaccAAATAGTATCTAATGATACTCACATATCTCATTTCAGtaaaattatactttaaactacaaatatttttttgttaaataactTTATACAACTACAATAAAACCCTTGGCTCCTACTCGTAGCTTCATTTAATATTACCAAACATACAAAGTTGTGCCATAAATATTTTTCCAACTGATTAATTAATGTTTATCAACCTATAAACATTATTTTGACTAGTTGTTTCTatgcgcgcgcgttgcggcgcgctaaACCAAATCGTTCTATAAGAATGACAAAACATGTCAAATAACAAAAAGTAGCTCGAATTAAAACGTaacgtattttcggtaccggttcggcaccggtgttcaccgatttttaccctcaaataccggtgttgtaccagtaccaaccggtaccgaaccgtaccgtaccaggtatattcggtaccgatacatacttttggggatttcggtaacggtattttcggtaccgattggtaccgagctcataAAATCCTGTAACAACGTAGCAATACAAGTAATTGCACAGTTTAGATTACCTTttatacacacagtaagtaaactgactGACATCATTCTTCAAACGATTCAAGATAAACGATGCGTAACCAGTCGTATCCGGCATCGTGGAGTGCATTAAAAAGGGAGCAATTGGACGATTGGATGCTGGGCTAGGTGTTTCTTGGAATGCCCACGGATTTTTCGGGTCAAAACCTCGATTATGAGGATTCATtttttcgtattgtggttggatgagaatttttttttttaaaataagataGAGATCATTATAGAAGAGGTGGAGTAGTTGTGGTAAAAAATGAATAGAAGTGTGAGTATTTATAGTGAATTgatatttttttaaacacatagccgttggccaacggctagcccaaacggctacttgtcttggccaatgagatatAGCCcagcccaacgcccgggctgaaacccccacCCAAGAGGCTACGCCGAAACCcaaacccacccggggtggtgatttgggcgtttgtacccaacccacgccacaacccacGCCCCATAgcccatattctaatatttcctagatcttttttttaacacatagccgttggccaacggctagcccaaacggctacttgtcttggccaatgagatcccgccatgtcatcttgatagccccgcccaacgcccgggctaaaacccccgcccaagaggccacgccgaaacccaagcccacccggggtggtgatttggacgtttatacccaacccacgccacaacctccgccccataccccatattctaataaTTCTTAAATCTTttttaacacatagccgttggccaacggctagcccaaacggctacttgtcttggccaatgagatcccgccatgtcatcttgatagccccgcccaacgcccgggctgaaacccccgcccaagcggccacgccgaaacccaagcccacccggggtggtgacttgggcatttgtacccaacccacgccacaacctacgccccataccccatattatAATATTTACTAGATctttttttaacacatagccgttggccaacggctagcccaaacagCTACTTgtcttgtcttggccaatgagatcccgccatgtcatcttgatagccccgcccatcGCCCTGGCTGAAACCCCTGCCCAAGGGGctacgccgaaacccaagcccacccgggatggtgacttgggcgtttgtactcAACCCACGTTACAACCCCGCCCCATTAttgaatatatttttaattaattgataTGATCACTGTTCATTCCATTCGATTTTTATTAGTATATAATTGTAATAAACAAAACCTTTAATTGCAATAATTGAACACATGGTTCGTTCGTTTTTTACATTTGTAACTACGCTGACTTTCTACCAAAAGAAAAGAAACCATTCAAAATGGAGTTATTTTTTTCTTCCAAAAGGGTGTTAATgaaaacttatttaccaaaatatcAGACTAGGTGTTTTTTAGAAATTCTTTTCTCATTCTCAATCTAATCAGATAAACAAAACTTCTActtaatctttttttttctttataaaaagttaaaagaaaaaggttcTAATAAAATTAAAAAGGCATTTTGTTGAATTATcatactttattaaaaaaaaaatgcttTTTAGTTATTTTATAAACATATATTATTTCCGGAGAGGAGTGCTGGTAAAATTTATTTAGTTAGCAATTATGAGTAAATTGCAATTTTAATTTCTGAGTTTTTTtcaaattattattttagttcaaacagttttttttttctcctttGAGTCCCTGACTTTtcttttttcttgtcattttcatcacattgcctaacttacTCTAAAAACCAGGTcataatcaggggtatttttaacattaaattattatgaggtttataaactATGTTGTAAACTACCCATGGTTATCACTACAtaacagttatgccaaaaatatATAACCAGATTTTTATACTGAGTTAGGCAATATGATTAAaatgacaagaaaatgaaaaagtcaGGAACCCagtgaagaaaaaaaaactagttggactaaaatgacaatttaaccaaacctcagggactaaaatagcaatttaCTCTATTGTATAGTAGATATATGTGTTGCGTTGATAGTGACAGTAAAATCTATATGTATTTTttatataacatttttttaacggctaacGAATCCTCCAAATTGGCTACTGGTAAAATTCGCCACATCGGGATGCACTCGCCTCCGAactggggaaaaccctcacctagggctgaagcccgtgaacactcgcccaaaggcacgacagtgcggtgaggtaaaacccgctcagttcaaggatcgaactagcggtCTCCACCTATTCACCTAGTCTCCCATCAttaccaggtgccgcagaaaataTTGAGGAGGGCAGGAATCGAACTTGGGTCCTTAAACATcaagtctctcccttaccactccaccaccatctCATTGGTTCTATATGTTGAACATATGTTAGATTACTTTTATGCACATTACATGTTTTTATTATTTAGAAGGTTTCTAACTAAAGTGAACATATCAAAACTATTTAATAGACTTGTAAGGTTGATACAAGAGTATATATCAACCTAGTAACTTAGTAAACTTTGTATGACTACATGTAATAGCAAAAACTTTGAAGTTGCGTTGCCTTAGAATTCTTTAGCTAGTTTTAATATTCCTATACCGTTGTTTAATATATAACAGACCTGCAACGTTctttttatattttgatgatatGAGACATATTGAATGACATATGCATATTATAGAGTTAAATTACCAGTGTGTGTAAGGATCAACTAAAAAAATGAGACTAACCACGCTAAAAAGGTGTTATGTTTAGTTTTTGAGTGTCTATCAACTTAAGAATTTTTTTTAATGATTCAAGTCGGGTTATTAATATGCCAATAATAATGTACACTTAGGCTGAATGGTGTGGTATTTTATCACGTCACTTCATCGTCACGTCAAAtagggggctttaaagccccttCCTTTAACTCGCAGGGTGTGGTTTAAAGCCCCCATTTAAGCTATAGCGCCCCCTCTAACCAATCTCAGCCTCCATCCTCTCAATTCTGCTCGTTAACACAATGGCGAGGACATGATGGCGCCCCCCTTTAATTCCGGCAGTATGGTCGATGGCGCCCCAGGGGCGCTATGGTGGCTGAAGTGGCGGGGTGGTGTTAAGCCACACCCACCGGCCTTAAGATCATTATattaaaagaggggatggttaatcatgcatcgtGCGGTGGTGTTGATAGtcgaaagacaagggagtacatgcactaatcggcctttgtctcAATTGTTGTGTTATGTGCTTTATGtacaaggcttgatgcaaaattACTATTGAGtagggggtctcactggaagcagtctctctatccttacggggtagaggtaaggttgtctacaccTTACCCTCCTCAAACCCTAttttagctttgctatttgtgggatttactgagtatgatgatgctGATGACAACGACGACGACTTAAGATCATTATACACATAAGATCGATAAATGCATACAATGGTAACCATATAAGTAATTTCATAAAGCTTTTTTGTTATAAAGCTTTTAAACACCGAGAAAAAGTTTTAGGTTTAAGTCCCAAGAGATTAAAAAAAATTgtcattaaaaaaacaaacatacTCACCAAATTCCTTTTTGTTATCACAATGCTAATTCAAAACTTGTAAAGATAAGCTAAATATACAGTTGTAATTAACACATGAAAAAAGaaacttaggggttgtttggcaatatttgaatggttaagtgctgaactagtaagaggtctgaactattaactgAACTactaagaggtctgaaccattaagagccagtataatgttcaaccattcagagacaaatgtctgaccaattcagattagaggtcttaaccatttagactcagtataatgcttaaccattcagaggcaaatatcttaaccattcagacaccTGTTCGCGAAACAAAGAGAATGAACTATTAAGTGCtcaaccagtaagaggtctgaatcattaagagcctcattaagagctaaacaaacaacctCTTAGTCTTAATGACTAACGAAAACTTGAAGTAAATTTAATACGTTTTCTTTATGTTTTGAGAGAATAATCCTGACTTGTTATAATCTTATTTTTCTTAACCACGGGGGAAATTTACAGGACTAGATAACAGGACGTCGAACCGGTTTCTTTATTAGTCTACTGGTTAAATCGGTCAGATCAGATGAACCAGATTATATCATGaacattataaaaataaatagagtaaaaTGAAAATTGTAAAGGTTTTAATCAATTTCCAATTCGATTCCAAGAATTCCCGGTTTAACCCCTAGTTTCCCGTTCCAATTATgttaaaacaaaatttcaaagtaAAAAAATGGTGGCTGATACGTGGAACCCGCTTCGTACAAGTATTTATGCATGAAGTACAACTCACCTATGAAAAAAACGGGTACCCTATGTTGTAGCAGCATGTGTAGGGTGGTGTAGTTCCATAaatacccttctctctctctctctatctgcAACAAGTTCCAACAACAAAACATGACCGAGTGACTCCAAACAACACGATCTGTACCTTTTTAATCTCCTCAGGTTTTAACGGTCAACTATGGGAAGATCCACCTCATCTTGTTTCAAGATCATTTCTTGTGGATGTATCAATGAATCTGTTGATCAGACTCATGTTTCTTCacaggtatatatatatatatatatagtttatatTTCATAAATATGTTTTGTTTGCTTCTGTTTTCAACATAAATTTTGGTGGTGTTGAGTTGTTGACTAATGGGAGTGTGGGTTTGACTTTTGTTTGTTGGAGATCTTGATTTGTGTTAGGTAGCTGATTAAGTAagttgatgatgttttggatatgGGAATTTTGGTTTAAGGATTTTGGGAATGTTGGATGAATAGAATCTAAAAGGATTTATGATCTTGGTTGATTTTTTGTTGTTTAATTGGATTTGTTTTGATAAATCTGCTAGATTAGTTTGATTTAATCTCTATGATTAATGCATATAATGATGGAAATATGATGATTTCAAGTTTTGGAAATTGTTGATGAAAGGGATCTAGTAAGGTGATTTGAATTTAGTGAGATTAATAATCTTATCTATAATTAGTTACTCGCTATagccagtggcgaagcttgacccgagtgacggggggtcgaaaacgtatatacccaaaaaaatttatacgaaaaactacatatataacactactgagtgAAAATTTTGGGGGGTCAGGCGCCCCTcccgccccttctatacttcgcccctGGCTATAGCAGAGGTCGCGGGTTTAAATCCAGCTTTTACTGGTTTACGCTTTTAATCCTCTTGAAAAGTTGAAAGCCACATGTCCGGCACAAGCTGCGTTTTACCTGATCCCACTGGTTAGTGATAGTAGTGATGGGGTCCATGAGTTTACCAGAGTAACGGGTTCTCACGGTCACAAAAGGATAATTAAGAACAAAAGAATATAAAAGTTTTATTTGATGGTTTATACAttatattgtttagttgatttgtTTAATTGAATATGGATTAAGCTTCATAtgatatgtttttttatttttcagaacAAAGGTCATAATAAACCGGGGTGGAGTCTTGGGAGAAAATCATCCCCAAGTCAAGTGCCAAGCAACGCAGTCGTTACCGAAAAGATATCTTCTACATCGAGTAAAGAGATCCCAGAACCAATTACTATCAGTTCTGAACCGCAAATTACTTCTAACATATCGGAAAAAACTCCTGACAATATATGGACAGAAGAAGCGCGAAACTCGATTACCAAAAATGCTGCAGTTTCAGCTACGGCTACCAAGACCgctagtgaagaagatgatgttaaATGTGAACCCGTTCCTgatgaatctgaatctgaatatGAATCAGCCGTTTTTGTGATCCAGGCTGCTGTTAGGAGATTCTTGGTATGTATCTGTTTTTTTGGTAACTGTGAGAACCCGTTAGGGAAAACTCACAGGACCCACCAATACCCTGCTAACCGGTGGGTCCCTGTGTTATTGCGTCTTGACTGTGTTTTGAGATTTTTTTCTTGGTATGTATATGTTTTTTTGGTAACTGTGAGAACCTGTTAGGGAAAACTCACGGGACCCACCAATACCTTGCTAACTAGTGGGTCCTTGTGTTATTGCGTCTTGATTGTGTTTTGAGATTTGTGGTTGAATATGATTTTCAGGCTGAGAGACAACTGGTCAAACATAAAAATGTGGTCAAACTGCAAGCGGCTGTGAGAGGACATTTGGTTCGGAGTCATGCTGTGGGAACTTTGCGTTGTGTTCAAGCCATTGTCAAGATGCAAGCTCTTGTTCGTGCTCGCAGAGAAAAGGTAACAAacatacacaaaaaaaaaaaaaaaaaaaacattttttaagaTTTTATTGTATCCTTTTATGTGACGCGAAACTTGAGTACAAAATAAGAGATAATACTCTTGATAGGAAAATTGATATATTTTTGTATGACGAAACATATATATCAAGCGCCCTTTTATAGAAGAATTCTAAATTTGGCAGGTATTGTGAAACATTAGAAATTAACTGCCTAAATAAATGCAAGATTCACATGTTCTTACAATCAAAATGGAAAAAATTAAAATCACTAAAATTGTGGAAAACCTTGACCTCGAAATCCGAGCTACGAATGAAGAAACTGGGACCATTAAGGTCGGGCAAACTACGTATTACTTAGGGGACCATATTACCAAATGAAGATCATTGATACAAAATATTGGAAACCATTGAGACGTTTCCTTCCTTTACTTATGGGCCCGTAACTTCAAACAGAACGAAAGTTATGCCCCTTTTAAGTTGGGCCCACCTCTGTATCAATATGGTAAATATTGTGGACTATTATTTTGTTGCAGGGAGTGCAAAACGCGGGAATTAACGCAACTCCAACGCATGTTTCCATTGAGAAGCTACTAAGTAACCGACTCGCTCGCCAGGTAAATATACTTATTTATTTTCCGATCTATTATAGCGTACGTATTTTACATTACTCATTAATATACTAatgttcgttttttttttttttttttgctaaagcTACTGGAATCTACTCCGAAGACAAAACAAATCAACATCAAATGCGATCCATCAAAATCCGACTCAGCTTGGAACTGGTTGGAGCGATGGATGTCTGTGTCTGCACCGGAAACTCTGCAGCCTCACACACCAGATCATGTTCAGGACAAAGTTGTCAATTTCACTGAAAGTGAGGTCAAAATGGTAATTTCCGCAAATAATTTCGGGGAAGCAACGGTGCGGTATGAAGAAAAAGAGAATTTGATTAACATCGAAGAAGATTCCAATGTAAAAACCCATGAAGAAGAGCCCATATCAGAATCAGTGGTGATACCTGAATCAGAAACCAAACCCATACCCATACCCGAGAATCCAGTGTCAGATACCAAACCCGAACCCGAACGCATACCCGAAGATCCAGAATCAGAAACCGAACCCAAACCAATTCCCGAGAATCCAGTATCAGAAACCGAGCCCAAACCTATACCCGAGAATCCAGTATCAGAAACCAAACCCGAACCTGAACCTGAACCTGAACCTGAACCTGAACCGATACCCGAGAATCCAGTATCAGAAACTGAACTGGAACACGCAGCCAAACAGCATGCAACAGACCAAACAGATCCAGAGGAAAGGAAAAACGTGTTTGGATCAAGAAAAGCGATCAACCCGGCATTTATTGCGGCTCAGTCAAGGTTTGAGGAGTTAACTTCACCTAAGACCAACCCATTGAAGTCACCCAATTCTGTTAAACAAGATGATGAGCCCGGTTCAGGTTCCGGTCCACCTGCAGATATCGGTTCTGATAAAAACGATACGGCAAGTACATTTTCACCAGCAGACGTCGGTTCATCTGACCTGCGGAAACCAGATAACGAGGTAGTTGCGTGTGCAGACGTTGGCTCTACGGCTCCTGGACAAGCAATGTTGGTGACAGATGCTGAACCACGTGTGGTTCAGAATGGTGGTTCGGAATGTGGAACCGAGCTGTCGATCACATCCACGCTTGACTCGCCTGATCAGTTTAAAACTGAAAACAAGAAATCCGAGGAAGTGAAAGTTTTAAATGACGCGGTTGATAATGAAGATAATAGCATAGACATTGCGGTGCCTGAAAAACAAGTTGACGAAAAGCTCGATGACACTGACACTGAGCTGGAGCCCGTGTCTAACGAGCACGAACCGCCTTTCCAGTCCTCCGTATCAGAATCTCCACAAAGCCACATGACAAACCTTGAGTCACAAGGAACGCCGTCTAGCCAGATCTCTACCACAAGTAAGAAAAATAGATCGGATAAAAAGGTATCGAGTCAAACACAAACACGAAAGTCGTGGTCATATAGTAAAAAGTCAAGCCCTGTAAGCTCAAGTGTGGATTCTGGATTAAGAAGTAGTTTGGAACAGTTGCCTAAAGACCCAAAGCCCGTGAAGCGAAGACTTGCTACTGGTTCGCCGAAACCCGATCACAGTGATCATGAACCGTCGGTCCCGGGATATATGCAGGCGACTGAATCTGCACGAGCGAAAGCGGTCGCTACCAGCTCCCCGAGGTCGAGCCCAGATGTGCATGATAAGGAAACGTATTCGAAAAAGAGACATTCGTTACCTAGTGCGGTTAACAGTAGGCACGATTCGCCTCGTATGCAGAGGTCATTGACTCAGGCATTACAAACCACAAAAGGCAATGGCAATCAAGGTAATTTCTGACCTTATGACTAGACCTTATGACTAGTGATGatattctaaattttttttttttattaatgttGTTTTGGATGTTGCAGAAAGGAAATGGTTGAGATAAAGTTGTAAAGGAGGAGCAAACACAGATGGGATAATATGTAAGAAAAatagagtttgatttgtttgacaGGTAACTATGACATTTTTTTTTGATCTGTTTGGTGAGATTAAATCGAGCGGTTATCGGTTATTTGGTAGTGCAAGGAGAGTGTGGTTATTGTTTTGTATAAGCTTCTTGAAACAATGGTTTGGTTGTGTGTTGTTTGAAACAGGGTTTGGTAATTATATTTGGTTTAAACATGAGATATATAGTATTGTTGATTGTATAAACATACATGAGTGTCCATTTCAACCATCTTTTGTAGTTTTGTGCATCATGTTAGATCTGTTTTTAGTTAGG
The sequence above is drawn from the Helianthus annuus cultivar XRQ/B chromosome 12, HanXRQr2.0-SUNRISE, whole genome shotgun sequence genome and encodes:
- the LOC110894754 gene encoding protein IQ-DOMAIN 32 — its product is MGRSTSSCFKIISCGCINESVDQTHVSSQNKGHNKPGWSLGRKSSPSQVPSNAVVTEKISSTSSKEIPEPITISSEPQITSNISEKTPDNIWTEEARNSITKNAAVSATATKTASEEDDVKCEPVPDESESEYESAVFVIQAAVRRFLAERQLVKHKNVVKLQAAVRGHLVRSHAVGTLRCVQAIVKMQALVRARREKGVQNAGINATPTHVSIEKLLSNRLARQLLESTPKTKQINIKCDPSKSDSAWNWLERWMSVSAPETLQPHTPDHVQDKVVNFTESEVKMVISANNFGEATVRYEEKENLINIEEDSNVKTHEEEPISESVVIPESETKPIPIPENPVSDTKPEPERIPEDPESETEPKPIPENPVSETEPKPIPENPVSETKPEPEPEPEPEPEPIPENPVSETELEHAAKQHATDQTDPEERKNVFGSRKAINPAFIAAQSRFEELTSPKTNPLKSPNSVKQDDEPGSGSGPPADIGSDKNDTASTFSPADVGSSDLRKPDNEVVACADVGSTAPGQAMLVTDAEPRVVQNGGSECGTELSITSTLDSPDQFKTENKKSEEVKVLNDAVDNEDNSIDIAVPEKQVDEKLDDTDTELEPVSNEHEPPFQSSVSESPQSHMTNLESQGTPSSQISTTSKKNRSDKKVSSQTQTRKSWSYSKKSSPVSSSVDSGLRSSLEQLPKDPKPVKRRLATGSPKPDHSDHEPSVPGYMQATESARAKAVATSSPRSSPDVHDKETYSKKRHSLPSAVNSRHDSPRMQRSLTQALQTTKGNGNQERKWLR